CGCCGGCCACATTCTCGGCTACGCGACTTCGGCGAACTACGCGGGACAGGTCACCGGGCCGCTCGCGGGCGGCTTTGTCGGCGCGCATTTCGGCATGCAGTCGGTGTTTCTCATCACCAGCGCGTTGATGCTGTGCGGGGCGCTGTTCAACGGCTGGGTGTTCAGGGGTTCGGCTTCGGCGCGCGGCGGGTAACGCGCCGCCAAAAACTCAGCGGCGCGGATCGAGCGCAATGCGCACCGCGAGTCCGGCGAGCACGGTGCCCATCAACCAGCGCTGCACCTGCAGCCACACCGGCCGCCCGGCGAGAAACACGGCAATCGAGCCCGCCATGCTCGCGATCAGCGCATTCACGGTCACGCTGATGACGATCTGCACACAGCCGAGCGCGATCGACTGCGCGAGCACGCTGCCGTGCCCCGGCGAAATGAACTGCGGCAGCAGCGACAGGTACATCACCGCGATCTTCGGATTCGCGAGGTTGGTGACGAGGCCCATGGTGAAGAGCTTGCGGCGGCTGTCGTGCGGCAGGTCGCGCACCTGGAACGGCGAGCGTCCGCCCGGTTTGACGGCCTGCCACGCCAGGTACAGCAGATAGAGCGCGCCGCCGAAGCGCAATGCGTCGTACGCGTAGGGCACGGTCAACAGCAGCGCGGTAATGCCGAAGGCGGCGCAGAACATGTAGAACACAAAGCCGAGCGCAACGCCGCCGAGCGAAATGAGACCCGCGCGGCGCCCCTGGCAAAGCGAGCGCGAAATCAGATAGATCATGTTCGGCCCGGGCGTGAGCACCATGCCGAGCGAGACCAGACCGAAGGCAAGCAGCGTTGTGAAGGCGGGCACGGCATTCTCCTCTGCGAATGGAAGGCGGATGGTGCCGCCAAATATAGCCGATGGCGGCGATTTCAGCCTCGCGGGCGGCTTGAATAATTCGCATGGGCGTATGAGCGGCATTCATCTTCGGACGCGGCGCTCTGCTCGTGTCGGGCCGCCGATGGGCGTTTCTTGCGCGGCGCACCGCAGGAAACACTTGCGGCGATTAATTTTGGACGGTATTGTCGAGCCGTTCTGCAATGCAGCGCGGGAGAGATCGTCAGCGGTTCGTGACGACGCCGACGGAGCAACCGCCCCGGAAACTCTCAGGCAAAAGGACCGCGCAGCAGGAACATCTGGAGAGCGGCGCATCGGCATACCGTGTGCGCCCACCGAAGGGGATTCCCCGCACACGGCTCATATCGGGCCGGCCGCGGTGGGGAAGAAACTCTCAGGTACATGGACAGATGGGGCATCGACGCCGGTTTCGACACGAAATCGACACCGGTGATGCTCAACTACTCTGGACCATGACATGTCACGAATCGCCATTATCGGCGCCGGCATTACCGGCGTCACGACCGCTCACGCCCTCGCCCGGCGCGGCCACCACGTCACTGTGTTCGAACGCCATCGCTATGCGGCCATGGAGACCTCGTTCGCCAACGGCGGCCAATTGTCCGCCAGCAATGCCGAAGTCTGGAACAGTGCGGCCACCGTCATGAAGGGCCTGCGCTGGATGCTCACGCGCGACGCCCCGCTGCTGCTCAATCCCGCGCCCACCTGGCACAAGTACTCGTGGATGGGCGAATTCCTGCGGCAGATTCCGCACTATCGGGCCAACACGGTCGAAACCGTGCGGCTCGCGATCGCGGCGCGCGAGCATCTGTTTTCGATTGCCGAGACCGAGGGCATCGACTTCGATCTCGAACGGCGCGGCATTCTGCACATCTACAAGACCCGCAAGGAATTCGACGCCGCGGGCAAGGTGAACGAACTGTTGCGCGAAGGCGGCCTTGACCGCAGCGCGGTGACGGCGAGCGAGCTGCATGGCATCGAGCCCACGTTGCAGGGCGACTTTTACGGCGGTTTTTTCACGCCGTCCGATTCGACCGGCGATATTCATAAGTTCACGCGCGGGCTCGCCCTGGCGTGCATGCGGCACGGCGTCGAATTTCATTACGATGCCGAGATCACGTCGATCGAACAGCCCGCCGAGGGCCGTTTTTCGCTGCTGGTCAATCTCGAGGGCGAATCGCAGCGTTTCGCGTTCGAGCGGATCGTCGTGTGCGCCGGCGTGAAGAGCCGCGATTTTGCGGCCATGTTGGGCGACCACGTGAACATCTACCCGGTGAAAGGCTATTCGATCACGGTCTGTCTCGACGACGACATCAGCCAGCAGCGCGCACCCTGGGTGAGCCTGCTCGACGATAGCGCGAAGATCGTCACGAGCCGGCTGGGCGCGGATCGTTTTCGCGTGGCCGGCACGGCGGAGATCAACGGTTTTAACCGGGATATCCGCTCGGACCGGATCGCGCCGCTGGTGGACTGGACACGGCGTCATTTCCCCGAGGTGTCGACCTCGCGCGTGATTCCCTGGGCTGGCTTGCGGCCGATGTTGCCGAGCATGTTGCCCAAGGTGGGACGCGGAAAACGGCGCGGCGTGTTCTACAACACCGGCCACGGGCATTTGGGCTGGACGTTGTCGGCCGCGACGGCGCAGGCGCTGGCGGGCGCGATTCAGTAGGCGTGCCCTCGGGGTTTCGCCGACGGCGGCGGCTCGGCATCACGAGCCGCCGCCAAATTTGAAATCCCCGTGCTGCGGGCGTTCGGGCGGCGGCGGTGGCTCGACACCGCCGCCGCCAAACCATGCCAGATTCTCCACTTCTGCTAGTGTTCTTCCATCCGTGTTACTTCGGTGGAGAACCCATGCCGCACGCCCGCGCCGCCAGACTCGAGGCAGACAACACCCGCCTGAGCGATGCGCAGATCGCCGTGGAGGCGACGCGGCGTCTCGCCTGGGACGCCGCAGTGCCTGAACACGCCGTGAAGGTTCACGTCTCGCGCGGCCGCATCACGCTGCGCGGCGAGTTGCAGTGCGATGAGCAACGCACCGCGGCACTCGAAGACGTCACGCGCCTGTTCGGCGTAACAGGCATTTCGGATCACACCGTCATCAAGCCCGAGTGAAGTCAGCCCGCATCGGATTGCCGCAACAGCGCGCGGCAATGCCGCGCGATCTGCTTTTCCTCTTCGGTGTGAATCGCCCTCACCTTGCCCGCCGGATCGTTTTCCGTCAGCCCCATGAAAGCGAGCCCGTCGCATACGCGCCTGCGGATCTCCTGGCTGTGCTCGCCAATCCCGCCGGTGAACACCAGCAAATCGATTCCGCCCAGCAACGCCGCATAGCCGCCGATCGTCTTGCGCACGGCGGTCGCGAACGCATCGAGCGCGAGCGACGCGTTCGGATCGCCCGCCGCAGCGCGTCTTTCCAGCGCCTGCATATCGCTCTCGCCAGCCGCGTAGCCGGCAAGTCCGCTCTCGCGATTCAGCAACGTCTCCAACGCGCCGGCATCGAGTTTCTCCACGCGCATCAGATAGAGCAGCACGCCCGGGTCGAGATCGCCGCTGCGCGTGCCCATCGGCACGCCGCCGGTCGGCGTCAGGCCCATCGAGGTATCGACCGACTGGCCGTCGCGCAACGCGCACACGCTCGAACCGTTGCCGAGGTGCGCGAACACGGCGCGCGCCGGCAAGTCGGCGCCGAGCCGCGTCACCAGCGATTCGTACGATAGCCCGTGAAAACCGTAGCGCATTACACCGGCCTGCGCATAACGGCGCGGCAACGCGAGTTGCGCCGCGCGCGGCGGCAGCGTGGCGTGAAACGCCGTGTCGAAGCAGGCGAAGTGCGGTGCATCGGCGAAAATGGTTTCGGCCTCGTCGATCAACGCAAGCGCCGGCGGAATATGCAACGGCGCAAAGTGCACGGCGTCGTGCAACTGACGGCGCAGGTCGGCGGTAATCCGCTGATGCGTGCGCAGGTGCGGCCCGCCATGCACCACCCGATGCCCCACCGCCGAAGGCCGCGCATGATGCTGTTGCGCGAGGACCTGCGCGAGCTTTTGCAGCGCATCGGTCTGCGATTCCAGTTCATGCTCCCGCTGCAGCAGCAAGCGGCCATCGGGCGCCTTGATCCGCAAACTGCCGTCGCCGCGGCCAATGCCTTCCGCGCTGCCTTCCAGCAAGAGCGTTTCGTCACCGCCCGCGAGCCTGAACAGCCCGAATTTCAGCGACGACGAACCGCTGTTCAACACCAGAATGGTTGGATCGTCAGCATCGTCTGGAGCGCGCATGATCATGTCTCGCTCAACCTTTCCACGTCCAGTTGCGGATCTCTTCCCGGTCGATACCCTCGGCATGCGCATACGCCAGGTGCTCGATGATCTGCCCACGCAACCATTCCTTCGCGTGGTCGCCGACACCCCGCAGCTTCGGCACGCGATCGATCACGTCGATGGCCAGCGAGAAGCGGTCGACCTGGTTGATGATCGCCAGTTCGAGCGGCGTGTTGATGTTGCCCTTCTCGTGATAGCCGTGCACATGCAGGTTGTCGTGGTTCGTGCGGTTGTAGGTCAGCTTGTGAACCAGCGAAGCATACGAGTGGAAATTGAAAATCACCGGCTTGGCCGCGGTAAACAACGAGTCGAAGTCGCGGTCGGACAGGCCGTGCGGATGCGCGTGCTCCGGCATCAACCGGAACAGGTCGACCACGTTGACAAAGCGGATCTTCAGGTCGGGGAAACGCTCCTTCAGAATCTGCACGGCGGCGAGCGCCTCCATGGTCGCGATGTCGCCTGCGCAGGCCATCACCACATCGGGCTCGACGCCCTGATCCGTCGACGCCCAGTCCCAGATGCCGATGCCCTTGGTGCAATGCGTGACCGCCGCGTCCATGTCGAGATACTGCAAATGCGGCTGCTTGTCGGCGACGATCACATTGACGTAGTCGCGCGAGCGCAAACAATGATCGGCGACGCTCAGCAGGCAGTTCGCGTCCGGCGGCAGATAAATACGCACCACGTCCGGGCTTTTATTGGTGACGACATCCAGAAAGCCGGGGTCCTGGTGCGTAAAGCCGTTGTGATCCTGGCGCCACACGAGCGAGGTGATCAGCAAGTTGATCGACGGCACCGGCTGCCGCCAGCCGAGATCGCGTTTCGCCTTCTCCAGCCACTTGGCGTGCTGGTTGAACATGGAATCGATCACGTGGACGAATGCTTCGTACGTGGCGAACAAACCGTGCCGGCCGGTCAGCACGTAACCTTCGAACCAGCCTTCGAGCGTATGTTCGCTGAGCATTTCCATCACGCGGCCGTCCACCGCGAGTTCGCCGCCGTCCGCGTCGCCCGGCTGGGTTTGCGCGAGCCAGGTCTTTTCGGACGCTTCATAGATCGCGGTCAGCTTGTTGCTGGCGGTTTCGTCGGGGCCGAACACGCGAAAGTTCGTCATGTTCCTGCGCATTACGTCGCACAGGAATTTGCCGAGCACCTCGGTCGGCGACGTATAAGCGCCGGCCGGTTTTTTCACCGCGACCGCGTAATCGCCAAACGGCGGCATGTCGAGCGTCTTGCACAGCAAGCCGCCGTTCGCATGCGGATTGGCGCTGATGCGGCGCGCGCCCTTCGGCGCGAGTTCGCGCAGCTCCGGCACGAGGCGCCCTGCTTCGTCGAACAGCGACTCGGGCGCGTAGCTGCGCAGCCAGCTTTCCACCAGCTTCAGGCTCTTGCTGTTCGTGACCGGATCGAGCACCGGCACCTGATGCGCGCGCCACGAGCCTTCCACCTTGTGGCCGTCGACTTCCTTCGGGCCGGTCCAGCCTTTCGGCGAACGCAGCACGATCATCGGCCAGCGCGGCCGCGTCGCGTCGTTGCTCGCGCGCGCATGCTGCTGGATCGCGCGGATTTCGCCGATGCACTGCTCCAGTGTCGCCGCCATCTGCTGATGCATGACGTCGGGATCGTCGCCTTCGACGAAATACGGCTTGTGGCCGTAGCCGGTCAGCAAGGCTTCGAGCTCCTCGCGGGGAATGCGCGCGAGAATGGTCGGATTGGCGATCTTGTAGCCGTTCAGATGCAGCACCGGCAACACCGCGCCGTCACGGATCGGATTGAGGAATTTGTTCGAGTGCCACGAGGTGGCGAGCGGACCGGTTTCCGCTTCGCCGTCGCCGATCATGACCGCGACGATCAGCTCGGGGTTGTCGAACGCGGCGCCGTAGCCGTGCGAGAGGCTATAGCCGAGTTCCCCGCCTTCGTGAATCGAGCCGGGCGTCTCGGGCGTGCAATGCGAGCCGATGCCGCCGGGAAACGAGAACTGCCGGAAAAAGCGCTGCATGCCGGCGGCGTCTTCGCTGCGGTCGGGGTAGATTTCCGAGTAATGACCTTCCAGATAGCAATGCGCCAGCGTGGCCGGCGCGCCATGACCGGGACCGGCCACGTAGATCACATTCAGATCGAGCTTGTTGATCAGCCGGTTCAGATGCACGAGCAGAAAACTCTGCCCCGGGTCGGAGCCCCAATGCCCCAGCAGACGGTTCTTGATGTGTTCGGGTTTGAGCGGTTCGCGCAGCAGCGGATTGTCGCGCAGATAGATCATGCCGGCCGAAAGGTAGTTGCAGGCGTGCCAGTAGCGATCCATGTTGCGCAACGTATCGGCGTCGAGGGTTTGCGGCGGCGTAGGACGGGAGGTTGCTTCAGCCACGGCGTCACTCCTTGAAAGGACTGTCAGGCGGGTTAGCGGGTGCGGCGGCGATGTGGTTCGCGATAGAGCCGGCGCGCAAAAATCGGCACTGCCGGCCGTCTCGTCATGCGCATGACATAACGCAGGCGTAGCGGTCAGGGCCCTTTACAGCAGCTCCGATGCGACTTTTCATGCAGCGCTTTGCGCCGATACCCGGCGCACGTCACGCAGTGTGACAGGAAGCGCGCCGCATGGTTCTACGCATTCGTCCATCGCTTGAGCCAACACATGTCGGCCTGGATTCCGGGCACTCGGCCTCGCGCCGCATACGCTAGACTTAAGCGCACATTAAGTGAATGCGTTTAAGCTCGTCATGCCGCGTGCACTACGGCGGAGCGCGGACCACATCTGACGCATTCCGCTTCGCTCGCCTTCCTTAACCGACCACTCGATCATGCCGACACCCAGCCGCTTCAAAGCACCATTGATCCTCGTTATCACATTCGTGCTGCTGTTCGCGGGTGTCGCTGTCCTGATCGGCGTGTTCGGCTTGCTGGTCAAGCTGTTCGGCCACGGCTGAGCAGCCCCGCGCGGGCGTGGCCGGCGCAAAATGTGTATCCTGAACGATCTTGCCGGCGCCTTTGCATGTGTCGTCCCGCGTTTGCGAGACGGACGGCGCCCGGCTTCATTGCAAGGAGAGGCCATTGACGGACCACGCTGATACTTCCCCGCCCTCCGGCCAACCCGTCGATCCGGAGTTGCTCGAACTGGCGCAGCAGGTCTTCGACCTCGCGCGGCGCGGCGACGCCGCCATGCTCGCGGCGGTGATCGAAAAAGGCGTGCCGCCGAATTTGCGCAACGACAAGGGCGACAGTCTCGTCATGCTCGCCAGCTACCATGGTCACGCGCAAGCCGTACGCACGCTGCTCGAGCACGGCGCCGATCCCAATCTGCGCAACGACAACGGACAGACGCCGATTGCGGGCGCGGCCTTCAAGGGCTTCGACAGCGTGATCGAAACCTTGCTCGCGCACGGCGCGGATGTCGAAGGCGCGTCGCCGGACGGACGCACCGCGTTGATGATCGCCGCGATGTTCAATCGCACGGCGATCATGGACTTGCTGATCGCGCATGGCGCGGACCCGCAAGCCCGCGATACGAACGGCGTGACGGCGCTAGATGCGGCCGGCCGCATGGGTGCCGGCGATGCGCAAGCGCGCCTGAAGGCGCTCGGTTCCTGAGTTGGAGCACGGCTCGCTCGCGGCGCGTGTGCCTCTGTGCGTGCGGACACCCTGCAACAGAGGCTCGCAAGCGCCGCGAACAACGCTAGCCTTTGTCCGCCAACAGCCACTCCACGTCGATCTCCACCAGATCCCCGATGCGCTCCACTGTCACATCCGCCGGCGGATTGCTGGAGATCTCTTTCGGATCGAACGCGTAGTGCCCCTGGCGGGGAAAGACCGTCGTCAGCCTCGCGCCCCAGGCCCGTTTCATGGCGGTCAGAATCCGCAGCTTGTCGTCCACCATCACATAGTGGCGGGCGGGATAGCACTCCATCACCTGGTCGAGCATCAACTCCTTGTGGATGTAGATCAGCACCCGCCCTTCGACTTCATCCCATAGCCCCGAACGGGCAATCTTGCGCGGCTGGAACACCACGTCGCCGTCGGAGAGAATGACCGTGGGACCGTGCGCGCGCAGATGCCGCAGCGCATCCAGCGCGCCCGGATACAGGCGGTTCGCGAACGGATATTCGATCAGGAACGACGACATCATCAGGAGCCGCGTGTCGCGCGGCTGCTCCAGACGATACCGTTGCAACGCGCCGAGGTAGTCGGCATAACCGAGCTCCGTGCGCAGGGTCTCGAAGATTTCCCAGTAGCGCGTGCTGTTCTGTGCGCCGAACTCCCTCACCATGTGCGCGCGCAGGTCCTCGAGCACATGGTCGTTGTCCAGCAAGGTGTTATCGCAGTCGAACAGAAACACGACATCGTGCGGCGTCGCGGTAGCGGCTTGCATGGCGGCTCCCTGGAATCAGCCTTTGGGCCCGTCGGACGGATTGGCCGCTTTCTCGACGTGACCGCCGAAATCATGCCGCATCGCCGAGAGCACCCGGTTCGCAAAATCCGCCTCGCCGCGCGAACTGAAGCGTGCGAACAGCGCCGCGCTCAGCACCGGCGTGGGCACGCCTTCGTCGATCGCGGCCGCCACGGTCCAGCGGCCCTCGCCCGAATCGGATACGCGCCCCGCGTAGTTCTTCAGGTCGGCGTCGCTGACGAGCGAGCCGGCAATCAGATCGAGCAGCCATGATCCGATCACGCTGCCGCGCCGCCAGACTTCGGTGACATCGGCGAGATTCAGGTCGTACTGGTACAACTCGGGGCGGCGCAGCGGCGATGTTTCGGCGTCGGCCTCGCGCGCCTGTTTGCCGGCATCCGCGTGGCGCAAAATGTTCAGCCCCTCGGCGTACGCGGCCATCATGCCGTACTCGATGCCGTTGTGGACCATCTTGACGAAGTGCCCCGCGCCTCGCGGCCCGCAGTGCAGGAAGCCCTGATCCGCGGTGCTGGTGCCGCTGGCGCGGCCCGGCGTGGCCGGCGCGGCGTCCGCGCCCGGCGCGAGCGTCGAGAAAATCGGTTCGAGCCGCTTCACGATCTCCGGCTCGCCGCCGATCATCAGGCAGTAGCCGCGCTCGCGCCCCGCCACCCCGCCGCTCGTGCCGACGTCCACATAGTGAAGCTGACGTTGGGCAAGCTCCGCGCCGCGGCGAATGTCGTCGTGATAGTAGGAATTGCCGCCGTCTATCACGATGTCGCCGGGCTCCAGCAGGGGCACGAGTTTCTCCAGCGTCATATCGACCACCGCGGCCGGCACCATCAGCCAGACTGCGCGCGGTTTCTCGAGCTGCGCGACCAGATCTTCCAGCGACGCCGCGCCCGCGACGCCGTCCTGCTTCAGCCTGTCCACCGCCGCCGGCTGCACGTCGTAAGCGATGCATTGCTGCCCGCCCTTCGTCAGACGCCGCACCATGTCGGCGCCCATGCGTCCCAATCCAATCATGCCTAGCTGCATATCTCGCTCCGGAAAGTGCCTCGTTGCGCTGCTCGATTTGCTTCGTTGTACTGCGGCAATGTTTGCGGTTTCGCTGAGTGTTTCAGCGGCGACGGCGGCGAACGCATATGACTGACTTTACTGGCGTTGCGTTTTCCGGCTTGCAGCGACCGCGCGTCAGCCGCGCGGCATGTCTCGTGATTGCAATCAAGCCGCGCCACAGCCCGTATCGAACGACGATACGCTTATTTGCAGAGACTTTGCGCGGCGTAAAGTTCCTGGCATGTCTGCAGAGCGGCGTTGCGCTCGCTCGGCCTTCGATTCGGCTACGGTCTTCTTACACTTCGGCGCCGCAGCCGCAAGACGGTGGCGCCTGCACCGGCTCGGGCGGCCTCGCGCAGGTGTGAATTGCTAGCGCCGCCGGGCCTGAAGCCTCGCGTATTGTGACCGCACAAAACGTTTCACGGCCCGCCACATCGCCGGATAACGATCGCCCGGCACGGCGAAGAGCACCAGCGCGCACAACGCCAGCAAGCCGCAAAACATGAACGTGCCGCGATAGCCGAACGCCTGCACCAGCAAACCCGACAACACGCCCGAGAGAATCGAGCCGACCCGCGCCGCGTTGAAGAAGAGCGCGGTGGCGCGCCCCGGCGCGTGCGGCATCAGATCCTGCACATACGTCAT
Above is a genomic segment from Paraburkholderia aromaticivorans containing:
- a CDS encoding D-amino acid dehydrogenase is translated as MSRIAIIGAGITGVTTAHALARRGHHVTVFERHRYAAMETSFANGGQLSASNAEVWNSAATVMKGLRWMLTRDAPLLLNPAPTWHKYSWMGEFLRQIPHYRANTVETVRLAIAAREHLFSIAETEGIDFDLERRGILHIYKTRKEFDAAGKVNELLREGGLDRSAVTASELHGIEPTLQGDFYGGFFTPSDSTGDIHKFTRGLALACMRHGVEFHYDAEITSIEQPAEGRFSLLVNLEGESQRFAFERIVVCAGVKSRDFAAMLGDHVNIYPVKGYSITVCLDDDISQQRAPWVSLLDDSAKIVTSRLGADRFRVAGTAEINGFNRDIRSDRIAPLVDWTRRHFPEVSTSRVIPWAGLRPMLPSMLPKVGRGKRRGVFYNTGHGHLGWTLSAATAQALAGAIQ
- a CDS encoding LysE family translocator; amino-acid sequence: MPAFTTLLAFGLVSLGMVLTPGPNMIYLISRSLCQGRRAGLISLGGVALGFVFYMFCAAFGITALLLTVPYAYDALRFGGALYLLYLAWQAVKPGGRSPFQVRDLPHDSRRKLFTMGLVTNLANPKIAVMYLSLLPQFISPGHGSVLAQSIALGCVQIVISVTVNALIASMAGSIAVFLAGRPVWLQVQRWLMGTVLAGLAVRIALDPRR
- a CDS encoding acetate/propionate family kinase, which gives rise to MRAPDDADDPTILVLNSGSSSLKFGLFRLAGGDETLLLEGSAEGIGRGDGSLRIKAPDGRLLLQREHELESQTDALQKLAQVLAQQHHARPSAVGHRVVHGGPHLRTHQRITADLRRQLHDAVHFAPLHIPPALALIDEAETIFADAPHFACFDTAFHATLPPRAAQLALPRRYAQAGVMRYGFHGLSYESLVTRLGADLPARAVFAHLGNGSSVCALRDGQSVDTSMGLTPTGGVPMGTRSGDLDPGVLLYLMRVEKLDAGALETLLNRESGLAGYAAGESDMQALERRAAAGDPNASLALDAFATAVRKTIGGYAALLGGIDLLVFTGGIGEHSQEIRRRVCDGLAFMGLTENDPAGKVRAIHTEEEKQIARHCRALLRQSDAG
- a CDS encoding phosphoketolase family protein: MAEATSRPTPPQTLDADTLRNMDRYWHACNYLSAGMIYLRDNPLLREPLKPEHIKNRLLGHWGSDPGQSFLLVHLNRLINKLDLNVIYVAGPGHGAPATLAHCYLEGHYSEIYPDRSEDAAGMQRFFRQFSFPGGIGSHCTPETPGSIHEGGELGYSLSHGYGAAFDNPELIVAVMIGDGEAETGPLATSWHSNKFLNPIRDGAVLPVLHLNGYKIANPTILARIPREELEALLTGYGHKPYFVEGDDPDVMHQQMAATLEQCIGEIRAIQQHARASNDATRPRWPMIVLRSPKGWTGPKEVDGHKVEGSWRAHQVPVLDPVTNSKSLKLVESWLRSYAPESLFDEAGRLVPELRELAPKGARRISANPHANGGLLCKTLDMPPFGDYAVAVKKPAGAYTSPTEVLGKFLCDVMRRNMTNFRVFGPDETASNKLTAIYEASEKTWLAQTQPGDADGGELAVDGRVMEMLSEHTLEGWFEGYVLTGRHGLFATYEAFVHVIDSMFNQHAKWLEKAKRDLGWRQPVPSINLLITSLVWRQDHNGFTHQDPGFLDVVTNKSPDVVRIYLPPDANCLLSVADHCLRSRDYVNVIVADKQPHLQYLDMDAAVTHCTKGIGIWDWASTDQGVEPDVVMACAGDIATMEALAAVQILKERFPDLKIRFVNVVDLFRLMPEHAHPHGLSDRDFDSLFTAAKPVIFNFHSYASLVHKLTYNRTNHDNLHVHGYHEKGNINTPLELAIINQVDRFSLAIDVIDRVPKLRGVGDHAKEWLRGQIIEHLAYAHAEGIDREEIRNWTWKG
- a CDS encoding HAD family hydrolase, whose product is MQAATATPHDVVFLFDCDNTLLDNDHVLEDLRAHMVREFGAQNSTRYWEIFETLRTELGYADYLGALQRYRLEQPRDTRLLMMSSFLIEYPFANRLYPGALDALRHLRAHGPTVILSDGDVVFQPRKIARSGLWDEVEGRVLIYIHKELMLDQVMECYPARHYVMVDDKLRILTAMKRAWGARLTTVFPRQGHYAFDPKEISSNPPADVTVERIGDLVEIDVEWLLADKG
- the gnd gene encoding phosphogluconate dehydrogenase (NAD(+)-dependent, decarboxylating), producing MQLGMIGLGRMGADMVRRLTKGGQQCIAYDVQPAAVDRLKQDGVAGAASLEDLVAQLEKPRAVWLMVPAAVVDMTLEKLVPLLEPGDIVIDGGNSYYHDDIRRGAELAQRQLHYVDVGTSGGVAGRERGYCLMIGGEPEIVKRLEPIFSTLAPGADAAPATPGRASGTSTADQGFLHCGPRGAGHFVKMVHNGIEYGMMAAYAEGLNILRHADAGKQAREADAETSPLRRPELYQYDLNLADVTEVWRRGSVIGSWLLDLIAGSLVSDADLKNYAGRVSDSGEGRWTVAAAIDEGVPTPVLSAALFARFSSRGEADFANRVLSAMRHDFGGHVEKAANPSDGPKG
- a CDS encoding BON domain-containing protein is translated as MPHARAARLEADNTRLSDAQIAVEATRRLAWDAAVPEHAVKVHVSRGRITLRGELQCDEQRTAALEDVTRLFGVTGISDHTVIKPE
- a CDS encoding ankyrin repeat domain-containing protein, which codes for MTDHADTSPPSGQPVDPELLELAQQVFDLARRGDAAMLAAVIEKGVPPNLRNDKGDSLVMLASYHGHAQAVRTLLEHGADPNLRNDNGQTPIAGAAFKGFDSVIETLLAHGADVEGASPDGRTALMIAAMFNRTAIMDLLIAHGADPQARDTNGVTALDAAGRMGAGDAQARLKALGS